The Chryseolinea soli genome contains a region encoding:
- a CDS encoding FMN-binding glutamate synthase family protein, whose translation MRRNFVIVSTIVVLLIFVWAFFWIDALFALFLVGPFIFMGYHDMIQTKQSIKRNFPLMGRLRYVFEDLRPKIQQYFVESDTDGSPINRNDRSVIYQRAKKQVDTTPFGTQLNVYAEGYEWMSHSIVPLDFHAIDHHPRVQVGNKDCTQPYSASILNISAMSFGSLSSNAIESLNAGAKIGGFAHNTGEGGLSPYHLKQGGDIIWQIGTGYFGARDEEGRFSPEAFRKNATRPEVKMIEIKLSQGAKPGHGGILPAKKNTPEVAAIRLVKAGTTVFSPPFHSAFSTPKEMVLFIKQLRTLSGGKPVGFKLCVGKKSEFISACKAMVELDTYPDFITVDGGEGGTGAAPPEFSNFVGMPLLDGLAFVDNMLRGFNIRQHIKIGASGKILTGFQLLRALALGADMCNSARAMMMAIGCIQALECNKNSCPTGVATQDPDLVKGLVIEDKKVRVANFHKNTIESFVELMGASGIDKPQKLNRHQISRRVFMNEVRTLEEIYPSVPVGAMLGNAIPERYRMSYESASADKF comes from the coding sequence TTCTGGTGGGGCCTTTTATTTTTATGGGTTATCACGACATGATCCAGACCAAACAGTCCATCAAACGCAACTTTCCATTGATGGGCCGGCTGCGCTACGTGTTCGAAGACCTGCGTCCCAAGATCCAGCAATACTTCGTGGAGTCCGATACCGATGGCTCGCCCATCAATCGCAACGACCGCTCCGTGATCTATCAGCGGGCCAAAAAGCAGGTGGACACCACGCCCTTCGGGACGCAACTGAACGTGTACGCCGAAGGCTATGAGTGGATGAGTCATTCCATCGTGCCGCTGGATTTTCACGCCATCGACCATCATCCGCGTGTGCAGGTAGGCAACAAAGATTGTACACAGCCCTACAGTGCCAGCATCCTGAACATATCGGCCATGAGTTTTGGCTCGCTCAGCAGCAACGCGATCGAATCGTTGAATGCCGGCGCCAAGATCGGCGGCTTTGCCCACAACACCGGCGAAGGCGGTCTGAGCCCATATCACCTCAAACAAGGTGGCGACATCATCTGGCAAATTGGAACGGGCTATTTTGGTGCACGCGACGAAGAAGGACGGTTTTCGCCCGAAGCCTTTCGCAAAAACGCGACACGCCCCGAAGTAAAAATGATCGAGATCAAATTGTCGCAAGGCGCCAAGCCGGGTCACGGCGGCATTTTGCCTGCGAAGAAAAACACACCGGAAGTTGCCGCTATTCGTTTGGTGAAAGCCGGCACTACCGTGTTCTCACCACCGTTTCATAGCGCCTTCTCCACCCCAAAGGAAATGGTGCTCTTCATCAAACAACTGCGCACGCTTTCCGGTGGCAAACCGGTAGGATTCAAATTGTGTGTGGGAAAGAAAAGTGAATTCATCTCCGCCTGCAAAGCCATGGTGGAACTCGACACCTACCCCGACTTCATCACCGTCGATGGTGGCGAAGGAGGCACCGGCGCCGCTCCCCCGGAGTTCTCCAATTTCGTGGGCATGCCCCTGCTGGACGGCCTTGCGTTCGTGGACAACATGCTGAGAGGATTCAACATCCGGCAACACATCAAGATCGGCGCGTCGGGAAAAATTCTCACCGGCTTTCAATTGCTGCGTGCGCTGGCCCTGGGTGCCGACATGTGCAACAGCGCCCGCGCGATGATGATGGCGATTGGTTGTATACAGGCGCTGGAATGCAACAAGAACAGCTGCCCCACGGGGGTGGCCACACAAGATCCCGACCTCGTGAAAGGCCTGGTGATCGAAGACAAAAAAGTGCGCGTCGCTAATTTTCACAAGAACACGATCGAGAGCTTTGTCGAGCTCATGGGCGCGTCGGGCATCGATAAGCCACAAAAATTAAATCGCCACCAGATCAGCCGTCGTGTGTTTATGAATGAGGTGCGCACCTTAGAGGAGATCTATCCCTCCGTTCCCGTAGGCGCCATGCTGGGCAACGCCATCCCGGAACGGTATCGCATGTCGTATGAATCGGCAAGCGCAGACAAATTTTAA
- a CDS encoding ribonucleoside-diphosphate reductase subunit alpha yields the protein MLVLKRDGHRESVKFDKITARIEKLCYGLDPKFVNPVELAMKVINGLYDGVSTQELDNLAAEIAATMTTRHPDFAKLAARIAVSNLHKVTSKSFSNTMKRLYTYVDPKTGENAPLISKETWKVIKEHAAELDEAILYDRDFAYDYFGFKTLERSYLMKVDGKVIERPQHLLMRVAVGIHGEDIPAAIETYNLLSEKWFTHATPTLFNAGTPKPQLSSCFLLTMKDDSIDGIYDTLKQCAKISQSAGGIGLSIHNVRAKGSYIKGTGGTSNGIVPMLRNFDMTARYVDQGGGKRKGSFAIYLEPWHADIFDFLDLKKNHGKEEMRARDLFFAVWIPDLFMQRVENNEMWSLFCPNEAPGLAEVYGEEFERLYEKYEKESKFRRQVKAQDLWFEILESQIETGTPYILYKDAANKKSNQKNLGTIKSSNLCTEIIEYTSPDEVAVCNLASLALPKFITEDGQFDHQKLYEITKVATRNLNKVIDINYYPVIEARNSNMRHRPIGLGVQGLADVFILLRMPFDSDEARRLNEDIFETIYFGAMEASMELSKQHGPYETFKGSPVSKGIFQFDMWGVTPKSNRWDWERLKRDVKQNGVRNSLLLAPMPTASTSQILGNNECFEPYTSNIYTRRTLSGEFIIANKHLMKDLMNLGLWSENMRQKLIAANGSVQNIPEIPQNIKDIYRTVWEISQKSIIDMSADRGAFICQSQSLNIHITNPNFGKLTSMHFYAWKKGLKTGMYYLRSTAAADAIKFTLDKATVQEPSLQQEVAVPAEVVVAEPMLAQTVVADAHQQTIRYESQADYDQKRADMACSLDNPDACEACGS from the coding sequence ATGCTTGTACTAAAACGTGACGGACACAGAGAATCAGTCAAATTTGATAAAATCACCGCACGAATTGAAAAACTCTGTTATGGTTTAGATCCCAAGTTCGTCAACCCTGTAGAATTGGCCATGAAGGTGATCAATGGCCTCTATGATGGTGTCTCTACGCAGGAGCTGGATAATCTTGCCGCGGAAATCGCAGCAACGATGACTACCCGGCATCCTGATTTCGCAAAGCTGGCGGCGCGCATCGCCGTTTCCAACCTGCACAAAGTGACCAGCAAGTCGTTCTCGAACACGATGAAACGGCTGTATACATATGTTGACCCCAAGACCGGCGAAAACGCTCCGCTCATTTCCAAGGAAACCTGGAAAGTCATTAAAGAGCACGCCGCCGAACTGGACGAAGCTATTCTATACGACCGCGACTTCGCTTACGACTATTTCGGCTTCAAAACACTGGAGCGCTCTTACCTGATGAAGGTAGACGGCAAAGTGATCGAACGTCCGCAGCATTTGCTCATGCGTGTAGCCGTTGGTATCCACGGTGAAGATATTCCCGCGGCCATCGAGACCTACAACCTGCTCTCGGAAAAATGGTTTACTCACGCTACGCCTACCCTGTTCAACGCCGGCACACCGAAACCTCAATTGTCGTCGTGCTTCCTGTTGACCATGAAGGACGACAGCATCGACGGCATCTATGATACCCTGAAACAGTGCGCAAAAATTTCGCAATCCGCCGGTGGTATCGGTCTTAGCATTCACAACGTGCGTGCAAAAGGATCGTACATCAAAGGAACGGGTGGAACCTCCAACGGTATCGTGCCCATGTTGCGCAACTTCGACATGACCGCACGTTATGTTGACCAAGGTGGTGGCAAGCGCAAAGGCAGCTTCGCGATCTACCTGGAACCGTGGCATGCCGACATCTTCGATTTCCTCGATCTGAAGAAAAACCACGGCAAAGAAGAGATGCGCGCACGCGACCTGTTCTTCGCCGTTTGGATCCCCGATCTGTTCATGCAGCGCGTGGAGAACAACGAAATGTGGTCGCTGTTCTGTCCCAACGAAGCCCCCGGCCTGGCCGAAGTATATGGCGAAGAGTTTGAACGCCTCTACGAGAAATACGAAAAAGAAAGCAAGTTCCGTCGCCAGGTGAAGGCACAAGACCTGTGGTTCGAGATCCTCGAGTCGCAGATCGAAACCGGAACGCCTTATATTCTCTATAAGGACGCCGCCAACAAGAAATCGAATCAAAAGAACCTGGGCACCATCAAATCCAGCAACTTGTGCACCGAGATCATCGAGTATACATCGCCCGACGAAGTGGCGGTTTGTAACCTCGCGTCTCTCGCCCTGCCCAAGTTCATCACGGAAGATGGTCAGTTCGATCATCAGAAATTATACGAGATCACCAAGGTGGCTACCCGCAACCTGAACAAGGTGATCGACATCAACTATTACCCCGTCATTGAAGCGCGCAATTCCAACATGCGTCACCGCCCCATTGGGTTGGGTGTGCAGGGATTGGCCGATGTGTTCATCCTGCTCCGCATGCCGTTCGATTCGGACGAAGCCCGCAGACTGAATGAAGATATTTTTGAGACCATCTATTTCGGTGCTATGGAAGCATCGATGGAGTTGTCCAAACAACACGGCCCCTACGAAACCTTCAAAGGCTCGCCGGTGTCGAAAGGCATCTTCCAATTCGATATGTGGGGTGTAACGCCCAAGAGCAATCGCTGGGATTGGGAACGCCTGAAACGCGACGTGAAGCAAAACGGCGTGCGCAACTCCTTGTTGCTCGCCCCGATGCCTACGGCCTCCACATCACAGATCCTCGGCAACAACGAGTGCTTCGAACCTTACACCTCGAACATCTATACCCGCAGAACCTTGTCTGGTGAATTCATCATTGCCAACAAGCACCTGATGAAAGACCTGATGAATCTCGGTCTGTGGAGCGAGAACATGCGTCAGAAACTTATTGCCGCTAACGGTTCGGTGCAAAATATTCCTGAGATCCCTCAAAACATCAAAGACATCTACAGAACGGTGTGGGAGATCTCGCAAAAGTCGATCATCGATATGTCGGCCGACCGCGGCGCATTTATCTGCCAGTCGCAAAGCCTGAACATTCACATCACCAACCCGAATTTCGGCAAGCTCACTTCCATGCACTTCTACGCTTGGAAGAAAGGTTTGAAGACCGGTATGTACTACCTGCGCTCTACGGCTGCCGCCGACGCGATCAAGTTCACGCTCGACAAAGCCACCGTACAAGAGCCCAGCCTGCAACAAGAAGTCGCAGTTCCTGCCGAGGTCGTTGTGGCAGAGCCCATGCTGGCACAGACCGTAGTAGCCGATGCGCATCAGCAAACCATCCGCTACGAATCGCAAGCCGACTACGATCAGAAGCGCGCCGACATGGCCTGCTCGCTCGATAACCCGGATGCCTGCGAAGCTTGTGGTAGCTAA